Within Corallococcus exiguus, the genomic segment CGTCGTCGTTCTTGAACTGGAACGTCGTGGGGTCGGTGAGGATGGAGCCGCGGAAGGACACGCCGCTGCCCGTGGTGATGAGGTCGCTCCACGGGTCGTTCTCCGCTGACGCCAGTCGCTCCGTGTCGGAGAGCTTGCCGTCGTTGTTCACGTCGTCGCGCAGGTGGAGCTTGCCCTGCGCGTCCTTGTCGAACACCTGGAACTCGTAGCGCAGGCCGGCCAGCTTCTCCGGGTCATTGACGAGCGCCGTCCACGCGCCTGCCTGGTTGGTCATCTTGATGCGGCCGTCGTCGGTGACGTTGCGCGACCAGAAGTCGTTGAGCTTCCCGCCGTGCAGCTTGTCGATGAGCGTGTCGTCGAACTTGCCCAGGCGCTCCTGGAGCTGCTGCTTGTTGAGCGGGTTGCCGTCGCCGTCCTTGAGGATCAGGAACGCGCTGTCCGCGTCCTCCGCGCTGTCGATGTCGAAGCGCATCAGGCCGGTGGCGCCGGTGAAGTAGCGGTCCACCTCCTTGCCGCGCGTGGGGTCCAGGTAGAGCCGGTCCAGGCCGCGCTGCTCGCCCATCATCCGGCGCGCGTAGGGGTCCGGCCGGTCGCTGACAGCGCCCGTGGAGTCCACCACTTCGTAGACGTAGGCCTTGCCCTCCATCTGGGCCCACGCGCCCTTGGCCTGCGTGGTCCAGTTGCCGCCCTCGTCGCGCGTCATGGGGATGCGCTGCTCGCGGCCCTGCTTGTCCGTCACCTTCACCTGCACGGCCCGCGCGTCCGGCGCCCAGAACTTGAAGTTCACGTCCTGGCCGGACTTCTGCGCGCCCATCGTGTGGTACGTCGTGGGCGAGTACGACGCGGTGGACTTGGACAGGTCCAACTTGAGATTGCCCTCGCCCATCACCGCCCACTGGTCCTTGCCGGACGGGCCGTCCACGCTGACGCCCCACTCCCAGTTGCGAGCCAGGCCGTCGTCCGCCACCTTCACCGTGGCCTCGTACTTGCCGTTGCCCAGCGGCTTCATGGGGATGCCGCCAGAGGACCACTGCGCGTTGTAGCGGCCGTCCGTGTCCCAGCTGCCCTTGAGCTTCGGGTTGGTGAGCTCCGCGTGAGGGCCCGCGTCGTACGTGAACGTGATGGTGCGCGTGGTGGGGTTCGCCACCGTCGCGCCGTTCTTCACCGCGGACGTGGGCGCGGCGCCCAACAGCGCGCTCGCGTTGGCGGAGCGGGCCAGGTTGCCGGTGCCGGCCACCGGAGCGCGAGCGCCCGTCGCGGGAGCGGACTCGAATCCGGACTGGTTGCGCTTCGCGGCGGCGGCCTTCGCGGCGGCGGCCCTCTGCCGCTCGGCCAGCGTGGCGGCATCCGTGGTGGTGTTACCCGTGGTGGGGGACGAGGTGGGTTTCGGGCGGTTGATTTTCGAATCGGTCACGGGGGAGACCTCCGGCGGCCCACGCATAGCGGGCTTGCTCAACTTGTCGGGCTTGGGGCCACCGGAGTTGTGTCCGGGGGCGTGGAAGTGGGCGAATGTGGGGTAGACGGCGCTGGGAGCTTGGGATTCCCAGGAATTCCGCGCCCTTCCGGGCGTGGAAGGACCAGGGGTGGGGTCAGCCGGCCCCCCTTGAAGCCCCGCAGGTACACGTAGCGGCGGAAGTCGCGGAGGAAGGCATCCACGGGCAGCCCGATGGCCTCCAGGAAGCCTCCGGTGAAGTCCTGGCCCCGGCGCATGGAGGCGAGGACGCCCCGGACGCGCGCCTCTCCGTAGCGCTCCATGAGGAAGGTGAAGGCGTGGTGGGCGGCGCCGTAGACGGTGGCGTTCTCGGTCTCGTAGAGCGACTCGGCGCGGGCGAGCGGATCCGCCTGGGGGTACTGGTGGAGGAAGCGGGACAGGTCCTCCAGGCTGGGGACGCGGTAGCCCTGGCCGGCGGTGTACGAGGCCATGCCCTCGCTGAACCAGATGGGGATGCCCTTCTTCGTCCAGTCCGACACGGAGGCGGACGCCTGCCACATGAGGCTGTGGGTGAGCTCGTGCAGGAGCAGCTCGTCCACCTGCTTCTGGGTGGCGCCGGCGCGCGTCCAGGTGCGGGGGCTCTGGACCTCCACCTGCTCGTAGCGGGCCCAGGCTCGCAGGAAGTCGTAGCCGGAGCGGCGTGCGGCGCGCTCCAGGGCGGCGTGGTTCGGGTGGATGACCAGGGTGACGGGCTCCTGGAAGATGCCCCAGCGGGCCAGGCTCGGCGCGGCGTTCTCCACGGCGCGGCGGACCATGTCCGCGGCCTGGGTGTCCTTCGCGGAGTGCTCGAAGAGGAACTCACCGCCGGGCAGCGCCAGCGTGGCGGTGGGGCTGTCGGCCTTCTTCGGCGCGG encodes:
- a CDS encoding gluzincin family metallopeptidase, with the translated sequence MRVGGTGRWSLLPALLAVTVLLSACAAAPKKADSPTATLALPGGEFLFEHSAKDTQAADMVRRAVENAAPSLARWGIFQEPVTLVIHPNHAALERAARRSGYDFLRAWARYEQVEVQSPRTWTRAGATQKQVDELLLHELTHSLMWQASASVSDWTKKGIPIWFSEGMASYTAGQGYRVPSLEDLSRFLHQYPQADPLARAESLYETENATVYGAAHHAFTFLMERYGEARVRGVLASMRRGQDFTGGFLEAIGLPVDAFLRDFRRYVYLRGFKGGRLTPPLVLPRPEGRGIPGNPKLPAPSTPHSPTSTPPDTTPVAPSPTS